A part of Streptomyces sp. NBC_01235 genomic DNA contains:
- a CDS encoding roadblock/LC7 domain-containing protein — MTTAVQSFGWLISEFARTTDGVTDAVAVSTDGLLMAASDSLGRDRADHLAAVVSGITSLAQNAATAHGFRGMKLVMIEMLGGFLMVGRIRDGSCLGVLAAEGCDVGLVGYEMAVLADRAGELLTPQLIRELNSTPLAAG, encoded by the coding sequence GTGACCACCGCCGTCCAGAGTTTCGGCTGGCTCATCTCGGAGTTCGCACGCACCACCGACGGCGTCACCGACGCTGTCGCCGTCTCCACCGACGGCCTGCTCATGGCCGCCTCGGACAGCCTCGGCCGAGATCGCGCCGACCACCTGGCCGCCGTCGTCTCCGGCATCACCAGCCTCGCCCAGAACGCGGCGACGGCACACGGCTTCCGCGGGATGAAGCTCGTCATGATCGAAATGCTCGGGGGCTTCCTCATGGTCGGTCGCATCCGCGACGGCAGCTGCCTCGGCGTCCTCGCCGCCGAGGGATGCGACGTCGGCCTGGTCGGCTACGAAATGGCCGTCCTCGCCGACCGCGCCGGCGAACTGCTCACCCCGCAGCTGATCCGCGAACTCAACTCCACGCCCCTGGCCGCGGGATAG
- a CDS encoding sensor histidine kinase, whose amino-acid sequence MAVVITVPICLLLAVAGLAVYGRAEALGDARTTRAEVGLSLRVQALVHQLQRERGLTNGLLGGEESFRTPLAATRKRVDTALRAVRPEPAVEEVVQRNLRRLAAIRAAADRGTAGTDTADRTATLTFYTAAVDALNAVDPVAETATRADRQLRDGLAALQELAAAKESVALERGLLNGVFAEGAFHGREYLAFTEVRATRVAALARFRQVATASQRAALKNAFGTQDAERATAYENQAEDAADGSTLRAAADAWWDAMTVLVDDLYAVQQSVGDDVRDRADRLSRDAELGLAAYLVAGTLMAALVAGLAAFASRSLTRPLGALAEAAHDVARHRLPATVARIQQLPQDHGEFLPDQAPDHAETQLLGGAAEIAEVAASLHQVEHTALHLAAQQAGLRRNTTESLANLGRRNQNLVRRQLNLITRLERQELDPDALAELFELDHLATRMRRNAESLLVLAGQNPPRPTAAAAGGLEVVQSAVAEVEQYRRVLIATVEPVRVRGHAVADVAHLLAELIENGLTFSPPTEPVEVHGWYDTDDDTYSFAVVDHGIGMSEADKERAGARLSDSGEEAFLAAPTRFLGLLVVGRLAHRLGEGAQVHLFDTAGGGLSALLVLPGRLLAPAQDHLSATPPPARPAVSSLLNGFRAGVARAEARSTQGVSS is encoded by the coding sequence GTGGCGGTGGTCATCACGGTCCCGATCTGCTTGCTGCTGGCGGTGGCCGGTCTGGCCGTGTACGGCCGTGCGGAGGCCCTCGGCGACGCCCGGACGACCCGTGCCGAGGTCGGCCTCAGCCTGCGCGTCCAGGCGCTGGTACATCAGCTGCAACGCGAACGCGGCCTGACCAACGGCCTGTTGGGCGGTGAGGAGAGCTTCCGCACACCGCTCGCCGCTACCCGCAAGCGCGTTGACACCGCGCTGCGCGCAGTGCGCCCCGAACCCGCCGTCGAGGAAGTCGTCCAACGGAACTTGCGACGCCTCGCTGCCATCCGCGCAGCTGCCGACAGGGGAACCGCCGGCACGGACACCGCCGACCGGACCGCCACCCTCACCTTCTACACCGCCGCCGTCGACGCTCTCAACGCCGTCGATCCGGTGGCGGAGACCGCGACGCGCGCCGACCGTCAACTGCGCGACGGGCTCGCGGCGTTGCAGGAACTGGCCGCGGCCAAGGAGTCCGTCGCTCTCGAACGCGGGCTTCTCAACGGCGTGTTCGCCGAGGGCGCCTTCCACGGCCGCGAGTACCTCGCCTTCACCGAGGTGCGCGCCACGCGCGTCGCCGCCCTCGCCCGCTTCCGGCAGGTCGCCACCGCGTCCCAGCGCGCCGCCCTGAAAAACGCCTTCGGCACCCAGGACGCCGAACGCGCCACCGCCTACGAGAATCAAGCGGAAGACGCCGCCGACGGCTCCACGCTGCGCGCCGCCGCCGACGCCTGGTGGGACGCGATGACCGTACTCGTCGACGATCTGTACGCCGTCCAGCAGTCCGTCGGCGACGACGTACGGGACCGGGCCGACCGGCTCAGCCGCGACGCCGAGTTGGGGCTCGCCGCCTATCTCGTCGCGGGAACGCTCATGGCCGCTCTCGTCGCGGGCCTCGCCGCGTTCGCCTCGCGTTCCCTCACCCGCCCGCTCGGCGCGCTCGCCGAGGCCGCCCACGACGTGGCGCGGCACCGGCTGCCCGCGACCGTCGCCCGCATCCAGCAGTTGCCGCAGGACCACGGGGAGTTCCTCCCGGATCAGGCCCCGGACCACGCCGAGACACAGCTGCTGGGCGGGGCGGCGGAGATCGCCGAGGTCGCGGCGTCCCTGCACCAGGTGGAACACACCGCCCTCCATCTGGCCGCCCAGCAGGCCGGCCTGCGCCGCAACACCACCGAATCGCTCGCCAATCTCGGCCGCCGCAACCAGAACCTCGTGCGGCGTCAGCTCAACCTCATCACCCGCCTGGAACGGCAGGAACTGGACCCGGACGCCCTCGCCGAGCTCTTCGAGCTCGACCACCTCGCCACCCGTATGCGGCGCAACGCCGAAAGCCTTCTGGTCCTGGCCGGACAGAATCCGCCGCGGCCCACGGCAGCAGCCGCCGGCGGCCTGGAAGTCGTCCAGTCCGCCGTCGCCGAAGTGGAGCAGTACCGGCGGGTGCTGATCGCGACCGTGGAGCCGGTGCGGGTACGCGGACACGCCGTCGCCGATGTCGCCCACCTCCTCGCCGAACTCATCGAGAACGGGCTGACCTTCTCGCCCCCGACCGAACCGGTCGAGGTGCACGGCTGGTACGACACCGACGACGACACGTACAGCTTCGCTGTCGTCGACCACGGCATCGGCATGTCCGAAGCCGACAAGGAACGGGCGGGTGCCCGCCTCTCCGACTCCGGCGAGGAGGCCTTCCTCGCCGCGCCCACCCGGTTCCTCGGCCTCCTCGTCGTCGGCCGGCTCGCGCACCGCCTCGGTGAGGGCGCGCAGGTCCACCTCTTCGACACCGCCGGTGGCGGCCTGTCCGCGCTCCTTGTCCTTCCGGGGCGCCTCCTCGCCCCCGCGCAGGACCACCTCTCCGCCACACCCCCGCCCGCCAGGCCCGCTGTCTCCTCCCTGCTCAACGGCTTCCGAGCAGGTGTCGCCCGTGCCGAGGCCCGAAGCACACAAGGAGTCTCATCGTGA
- the chvE gene encoding multiple monosaccharide ABC transporter substrate-binding protein, with product MLNRRAALAAIAGAASLALTLSACGESTVGGSKGGSGTIGIAMPTQASERWLTDGKSVVNDLKADGYQTKLVYGNDDPKTQVSQIADLIKQGVDALIIAAIDNKSLNGVLQQAADAHIPVISYDRLILGTQNVDYYVSFDNEQVGRFQALYIIDKLGLEKGKGPFNIELFAGSPDDNNTKYFFDGAMHLLQPYVDSKQLVVRSGQTALKEVTTLRWDGPTAQKRMEGLLARSYGSKTVDAVLSPYDGISMGVLNALKSYGYGAGGKPLPIITGQDAELASVKSIIAGEQSQTVYKDLRLLAGVAAEMADDILTGKTPKINNRRSYNNGVKAVPAYLLQPTTVDKSNYEYVLVAGGYYTDAELK from the coding sequence ATGCTCAACCGAAGAGCCGCCCTCGCCGCCATCGCCGGGGCCGCCTCCCTGGCCCTCACCTTGTCCGCCTGCGGCGAGAGCACCGTGGGCGGCTCCAAGGGCGGCAGCGGCACCATCGGCATCGCCATGCCGACCCAGGCCTCCGAGCGCTGGCTCACCGACGGAAAGAGCGTCGTCAATGACCTGAAGGCCGACGGATACCAGACCAAGCTGGTCTACGGCAACGACGACCCGAAGACCCAGGTCTCACAGATCGCGGACCTGATCAAGCAGGGCGTCGACGCACTGATCATCGCGGCCATCGACAACAAGTCGCTGAACGGTGTGCTCCAGCAGGCCGCCGACGCGCACATCCCGGTGATCTCCTACGACCGTCTCATCCTCGGCACCCAGAACGTCGACTACTACGTCTCTTTCGACAACGAGCAGGTCGGCCGGTTCCAGGCGCTCTACATCATCGACAAGCTCGGCCTGGAGAAAGGCAAGGGCCCGTTCAACATCGAGCTGTTCGCCGGCTCCCCCGACGACAACAACACCAAGTACTTCTTCGACGGCGCGATGCACCTTCTTCAGCCGTACGTGGACAGCAAGCAGTTGGTCGTCCGGTCCGGTCAGACCGCGCTCAAGGAGGTCACCACCCTGCGCTGGGACGGCCCCACCGCGCAGAAGCGCATGGAGGGACTCCTCGCCAGGTCGTACGGAAGCAAGACGGTCGACGCGGTCCTGTCGCCGTACGACGGCATCTCCATGGGCGTCCTGAACGCGCTGAAGTCGTACGGCTACGGCGCCGGCGGCAAGCCCCTCCCGATCATCACCGGTCAGGACGCCGAACTGGCCTCGGTGAAGTCGATCATCGCGGGTGAGCAGTCGCAGACCGTCTACAAGGACCTCCGCCTGCTCGCCGGGGTCGCCGCGGAAATGGCCGACGACATACTCACCGGCAAGACGCCGAAGATAAACAACAGAAGGTCCTACAACAACGGCGTCAAGGCCGTGCCCGCCTACTTGCTGCAGCCGACCACCGTCGACAAGAGCAACTACGAGTACGTTCTGGTCGCGGGCGGCTACTACACCGACGCCGAGCTCAAGTAG
- a CDS encoding M4 family metallopeptidase, giving the protein MSRIRQHVRGSRLATAGIAATTATLLAAVLSPVADAADRPTRATALDNAAAALADHAAALGLTSVQGTSVRDVVVDKDGTQHVRYDRTYRQLPVLGGDFVVHLAPDGTYRSANRATRTTISLASITPALSAPKAADVAVNALRAANLGETLKQVKAKPQLVVDALHGAPRLAWRTNVVALDPLGNPVARAVLTDARTGAQIDAWDTIETATGDGKSLYGGTVPLETTLSGSTYQLKDPTRGNTYTGDAANKTDLCIFGICISRAPATLFTDTDNHWGTGAATDRSTAAVDAQYGTDVTWDYYKNVHGRNGIGNDGKGSYNRVHYGNSYNNAFWDDSCFCMTYGDGDGTQLGPLVALDVAGHEMSHGVTSKTAALTYSGESGGLNEATSDIFGSLVEFYAGNAQDTGDYLIGEKIVRSGFGRDALRYMDKPSKDGNSADYWSSSVGNLDVHYSSGVANHFAYLLAEGSGTKTVNGVTYNSPTYNGSTVTGIGRDKLGAIWYRALTVYMTSSTKYAGARTATLNAAKDLYGNGSTEYNAVAAAWSAVNVN; this is encoded by the coding sequence ATGAGTCGGATACGGCAGCACGTCCGAGGTTCCCGTCTCGCCACCGCCGGCATCGCCGCCACCACGGCCACGCTCCTGGCCGCCGTACTCTCCCCGGTCGCCGACGCGGCCGACAGACCGACCCGGGCCACCGCCCTGGACAACGCGGCGGCGGCCCTCGCCGACCACGCGGCGGCCCTGGGCCTCACCTCCGTGCAGGGCACCTCCGTCCGTGACGTGGTCGTCGACAAGGACGGCACCCAGCACGTCCGCTACGACCGCACCTACCGCCAACTCCCCGTCCTGGGCGGCGACTTCGTCGTCCACCTCGCCCCCGACGGCACGTACCGCAGCGCGAACCGGGCGACACGGACGACGATCTCACTGGCGAGCATCACCCCCGCCCTCTCCGCCCCGAAGGCCGCCGACGTGGCCGTCAACGCCCTGCGCGCGGCCAACCTCGGTGAGACGCTGAAGCAGGTCAAGGCCAAGCCGCAGCTGGTCGTCGACGCCCTGCACGGCGCCCCGAGGCTGGCCTGGCGGACGAACGTCGTCGCCCTGGACCCGCTCGGCAACCCGGTCGCCCGCGCGGTGCTGACCGACGCCCGCACCGGCGCGCAGATCGACGCCTGGGACACCATCGAGACGGCCACCGGGGACGGCAAGTCCCTGTACGGCGGCACGGTCCCGCTGGAGACGACCCTCTCGGGATCGACGTACCAGCTCAAGGACCCGACGCGCGGCAACACCTACACCGGTGACGCGGCCAACAAGACCGACCTGTGCATCTTCGGCATCTGCATCAGCCGCGCCCCCGCGACCCTCTTCACGGACACCGACAACCACTGGGGCACCGGCGCCGCGACGGACCGCTCCACGGCCGCCGTCGACGCCCAGTACGGCACCGACGTGACCTGGGACTACTACAAGAACGTCCACGGCCGCAACGGCATCGGCAACGACGGCAAGGGCTCCTACAACCGCGTCCACTACGGCAACAGCTACAACAACGCCTTCTGGGACGACAGCTGCTTCTGCATGACCTACGGCGACGGAGACGGCACCCAGCTCGGCCCGCTGGTCGCCCTGGACGTGGCCGGCCACGAGATGTCCCACGGCGTGACGTCGAAGACGGCGGCGCTGACCTATTCGGGCGAGTCGGGCGGCCTGAACGAGGCGACGTCCGACATCTTCGGCTCGTTGGTCGAGTTCTACGCGGGGAACGCGCAGGACACCGGCGACTACCTGATCGGCGAGAAGATCGTCCGCTCCGGCTTCGGCCGGGACGCCCTGCGCTACATGGACAAGCCGAGCAAGGACGGCAACTCCGCCGACTACTGGAGCAGTTCGGTCGGCAACCTCGACGTCCACTACTCCTCGGGCGTAGCCAACCACTTCGCCTACCTCCTCGCGGAGGGCAGCGGCACGAAGACCGTCAACGGCGTGACGTACAACTCCCCGACGTACAACGGCTCCACGGTCACCGGCATCGGCCGCGACAAGCTGGGCGCGATCTGGTACCGCGCGTTGACCGTCTACATGACGTCCTCGACGAAATACGCGGGAGCGAGGACGGCGACCCTCAACGCCGCGAAGGACCTCTACGGCAACGGCAGCACGGAGTACAACGCGGTGGCGGCGGCGTGGAGCGCGGTCAACGTGAACTGA
- a CDS encoding gamma-glutamylcyclotransferase family protein, translating into MTAPELPFFVYGTLRPGEVNHDLFLHGRTLREEPARLAGAVLYDGPGHPYAVEEPGRHELPGATVVGELVTALPAAYARLLADLDRLEEYRPGDPRNLYERVERTVLRADGSPPVRAWVYVAAPAVAARLRGRGKLIEGGDWLARR; encoded by the coding sequence GTGACCGCCCCCGAACTCCCCTTCTTCGTCTACGGCACCCTCCGCCCCGGCGAGGTCAACCACGACCTCTTCCTGCACGGCCGCACCCTCCGCGAGGAGCCGGCCCGGCTGGCGGGCGCGGTGCTGTACGACGGGCCCGGTCATCCCTACGCGGTCGAGGAGCCGGGCCGTCACGAGCTCCCCGGTGCGACCGTCGTCGGGGAGCTCGTGACGGCCCTCCCGGCGGCGTACGCGCGGCTGCTCGCCGACCTCGACCGGCTGGAGGAGTACCGGCCGGGCGACCCGCGCAACCTCTACGAGCGCGTGGAGCGGACGGTGCTCCGCGCGGACGGCTCGCCTCCCGTGCGCGCCTGGGTGTACGTCGCCGCACCCGCCGTCGCCGCCCGGCTGAGGGGTCGGGGGAAGCTGATCGAGGGCGGGGACTGGCTCGCGCGGCGGTGA
- a CDS encoding class F sortase has product MRRVGNTAIAAVTVVALGCGAWLLHSGAETHAPPQPSAAQAHTGGPDVSARSAPALPPSPPDRVRIPAIHVDAPLTGLALTPSGGLDVPPAEKKNLAGWYEAGTTPGETGTAIVAGHVDNADGPAVFYDLGALRKGSVIEVDRRDGSVAVFTVDAVEVYQARAFPDEKVYGAARRPELRVITCGGAYSRSTGYQGNVVVFAHLTGSR; this is encoded by the coding sequence ATGCGCAGGGTCGGCAACACCGCCATAGCGGCCGTCACCGTGGTCGCCCTCGGCTGCGGCGCGTGGCTGCTGCACAGCGGCGCCGAGACGCACGCCCCGCCGCAGCCGTCCGCGGCGCAGGCCCACACGGGCGGCCCGGACGTGTCGGCCCGGTCGGCCCCGGCGCTGCCGCCCTCCCCGCCCGACCGCGTCCGTATCCCCGCGATCCACGTGGACGCCCCCCTGACGGGCCTCGCCCTCACCCCCTCCGGCGGCCTCGACGTCCCGCCCGCCGAGAAGAAGAACCTCGCGGGCTGGTACGAGGCCGGCACCACCCCCGGCGAGACGGGCACCGCGATCGTCGCCGGCCACGTCGACAACGCCGACGGCCCCGCCGTCTTCTACGACTTGGGCGCCCTGCGCAAGGGCAGCGTCATCGAGGTGGACCGGCGCGACGGAAGCGTCGCCGTGTTCACCGTGGACGCCGTCGAGGTGTACCAGGCACGCGCCTTCCCCGACGAGAAGGTGTACGGGGCGGCCCGGCGGCCCGAGCTGCGGGTGATCACCTGCGGCGGCGCCTACTCGCGGTCGACCGGTTACCAGGGGAACGTGGTCGTGTTCGCGCACCTCACGGGGAGCCGCTGA
- a CDS encoding phosphotransferase-like protein: MHRGVVYDVEVDTTHTEALECARTVARSVVSGSP, from the coding sequence GTGCACCGGGGCGTGGTCTACGACGTGGAGGTCGACACCACGCACACCGAGGCCCTGGAATGCGCGCGGACCGTCGCCCGGTCGGTGGTCAGCGGCTCCCCGTGA
- a CDS encoding NAD(P)/FAD-dependent oxidoreductase, translated as MTSNSRVVVIGAGLAGVRLARRLGELGTPALLIGEEEHRPYNRVLLAEVLAGRYAPEVIALPAPAGLVRAQVTGIDRDRRTVACADGSEIAYDTLVLATGSNPVLPPLRGLFTPDHVLPEGVHAFRTMDDCLGLSKAVRPGVRAVVIGGGLLGVSAARALAVRGAQVVLAQQSERLMERQLDPNASKLVLRHLKDLGVEVHTECRVRDVRCVGGTVRSVEMADGYALDADLVVLACGVSPRAGLAKAAGLAVHKGILVDDELRTSDPHIRAIGDCAQHDGNVYGLAAPALEQADVLAESLTGTAGSRYSGTRALTRLTLAGNSAFDLAAFGETEPRPGDDVVQLADATRGTYRKVVVRDDRLVGGVLVGELGTVGALARAWEGAEPLPDDGPLLHLLTNDGGS; from the coding sequence ATGACCTCGAATTCGCGTGTGGTGGTGATCGGCGCCGGCCTCGCGGGCGTACGACTCGCCCGCCGGCTCGGCGAGCTGGGCACGCCCGCACTGCTGATCGGCGAGGAGGAGCACCGGCCGTACAACCGGGTCCTGCTCGCCGAGGTGCTGGCCGGCCGGTACGCCCCCGAGGTGATCGCGCTGCCCGCGCCCGCCGGACTGGTCCGGGCCCAGGTCACCGGGATCGACCGCGACCGGCGGACGGTGGCCTGCGCGGACGGCTCGGAGATCGCATACGACACGTTGGTCCTGGCCACCGGCTCCAACCCGGTGCTGCCGCCCCTGCGCGGTCTGTTCACGCCCGACCACGTGCTGCCGGAGGGCGTCCACGCCTTCCGCACCATGGACGACTGCCTCGGCCTGTCGAAGGCGGTACGGCCGGGCGTACGGGCGGTCGTCATCGGCGGCGGGCTCCTCGGGGTCTCCGCGGCCCGCGCCCTCGCCGTGCGCGGCGCGCAGGTCGTCCTCGCCCAGCAGTCCGAGCGCCTCATGGAGCGCCAGCTCGACCCGAACGCCTCCAAGCTGGTGCTGCGGCACCTGAAGGACCTCGGCGTCGAGGTCCACACCGAGTGCCGGGTGCGCGACGTGCGCTGCGTCGGCGGGACCGTCCGCTCGGTCGAGATGGCCGACGGCTACGCCCTCGACGCCGACCTGGTGGTGCTGGCCTGCGGAGTCTCCCCGCGCGCCGGTCTCGCCAAGGCCGCGGGGCTCGCCGTCCACAAGGGCATCCTCGTGGACGACGAACTCCGTACGTCCGACCCGCACATCCGCGCGATCGGCGACTGCGCGCAGCACGACGGGAACGTGTACGGACTGGCCGCACCGGCGCTCGAACAGGCGGATGTCCTCGCCGAGTCGCTGACCGGCACCGCCGGTTCCCGCTACTCCGGCACCCGTGCCCTCACCCGGCTCACCCTCGCCGGGAACAGCGCCTTCGACCTCGCCGCGTTCGGTGAGACGGAGCCGCGCCCCGGCGACGACGTCGTGCAGCTCGCCGACGCCACCCGGGGCACCTACCGCAAGGTCGTCGTCCGCGACGACCGCCTGGTCGGCGGGGTCCTCGTCGGCGAACTCGGCACCGTCGGCGCACTCGCCCGCGCCTGGGAGGGAGCAGAGCCGCTCCCCGACGACGGCCCCCTGCTCCACCTGCTCACCAACGATGGAGGCTCCTGA